In Mauremys reevesii isolate NIE-2019 linkage group 8, ASM1616193v1, whole genome shotgun sequence, a single genomic region encodes these proteins:
- the MAGOH gene encoding protein mago nashi homolog isoform X1 — MGSDFYLRYYVGHKGKFGHEFLEFEFRPDGKLRYANNSNYKNDVMIRKEAYVHKSVMEELKRIIDDSEITKEDDALWPPPDRVGRQELEIVIGDEHISFTTSKIGSLIDVNQSKDPEGLRVFYYLVQDLKCLVFSLIGLHFKIKPI; from the exons ATGGGGAGCGATTTCTACCTGCGCTATTATGTGGGGCACAAGGGGAAATTCGGCCACGAGTTCCTGGAGTTCGAGTTCCGGCCGGACG GAAAACTGAGATATGCCAACAACAGCAATTACAAAAATGATGTAATGATCAGAAAAGAG GCCTATGTACACAAGAGTGTGATGGAGGAACTAAAGAGAATAATTGATGACAGTGAAATCACAAAAGAAGATGATGCGTTATGGCCTCCACCTGACAGAGTTGGTCGGCAG GAGCTTGAAATTGTAATTGGTGATGAACACATCTCTTTTACCACATCAAAAATCGGATCACTTATTGATGTAAATCAATCCAA GGATCCGGAAGGGTTGCGAGTGTTTTACTATCTGGTGCAGGACCTTAAGTGTCTAGTCTTCAGTCTCATTGGATTACATTTCAAGATTAAGCCAATTTAA
- the MAGOH gene encoding protein mago nashi homolog isoform X2 produces the protein MIRKEAYVHKSVMEELKRIIDDSEITKEDDALWPPPDRVGRQELEIVIGDEHISFTTSKIGSLIDVNQSKDPEGLRVFYYLVQDLKCLVFSLIGLHFKIKPI, from the exons ATGATCAGAAAAGAG GCCTATGTACACAAGAGTGTGATGGAGGAACTAAAGAGAATAATTGATGACAGTGAAATCACAAAAGAAGATGATGCGTTATGGCCTCCACCTGACAGAGTTGGTCGGCAG GAGCTTGAAATTGTAATTGGTGATGAACACATCTCTTTTACCACATCAAAAATCGGATCACTTATTGATGTAAATCAATCCAA GGATCCGGAAGGGTTGCGAGTGTTTTACTATCTGGTGCAGGACCTTAAGTGTCTAGTCTTCAGTCTCATTGGATTACATTTCAAGATTAAGCCAATTTAA
- the CZIB gene encoding CXXC motif containing zinc binding protein isoform X1, with translation MGKIGLQLKATLENITNLRPVGDDFRWYLKMKCGNCGEISEKWQYLRLMDSAPLKGGRGSATMVQKCKLCSRENSIDILRDTIKPYNAEDSEKFKTIVEFECRGLEPVDFQPQAGFAAEGAESGTPFSEINLLEKDWNDYDEKIKESVGIYEVTHKFLKC, from the exons atgggg AAGATCGGGCTGCAGCTGAAAGCCACGCTGGAAAATATTACAAACCTCAGGCCGGTGGGGGATGATTTTCGCTGGTACCTGAAG atgaaATGTGGGAACTGTGGTGAGATTTCTGAAAAATGGCAATACCTGCGGTTAATG GACAGTGCTCCTCTTAAGGGAGGCAGAGGGAGTGCCACTATGGTGCAGAAATGCAAGCTGTGCTCCAGAGAGAATTCCATTG ATATCTTAAGAGACACAATCAAGCCTTATAAT GCTGAAGACAGTGAGAAGTTTAAGACAATAGTGGAGTTTGAGTGCCGAGGTCTTGAGCCAGTTGACTTTCAACCACAG GCTGGGTTTGCTGCTGAAGGTGCAGAGTCTGGCACACCTTTTAGTGAAATAAACTTGCTGGAAAAG GATTGGAATGACTATGATGAAAAAATAAAGGAGTCTGTTGGAATCTATGAAGTTACCCACAAGTTTCTAAAATGCTAA
- the CZIB gene encoding CXXC motif containing zinc binding protein isoform X2 codes for MKCGNCGEISEKWQYLRLMDSAPLKGGRGSATMVQKCKLCSRENSIDILRDTIKPYNAEDSEKFKTIVEFECRGLEPVDFQPQAGFAAEGAESGTPFSEINLLEKDWNDYDEKIKESVGIYEVTHKFLKC; via the exons atgaaATGTGGGAACTGTGGTGAGATTTCTGAAAAATGGCAATACCTGCGGTTAATG GACAGTGCTCCTCTTAAGGGAGGCAGAGGGAGTGCCACTATGGTGCAGAAATGCAAGCTGTGCTCCAGAGAGAATTCCATTG ATATCTTAAGAGACACAATCAAGCCTTATAAT GCTGAAGACAGTGAGAAGTTTAAGACAATAGTGGAGTTTGAGTGCCGAGGTCTTGAGCCAGTTGACTTTCAACCACAG GCTGGGTTTGCTGCTGAAGGTGCAGAGTCTGGCACACCTTTTAGTGAAATAAACTTGCTGGAAAAG GATTGGAATGACTATGATGAAAAAATAAAGGAGTCTGTTGGAATCTATGAAGTTACCCACAAGTTTCTAAAATGCTAA
- the CPT2 gene encoding carnitine O-palmitoyltransferase 2, mitochondrial isoform X1 → MATRRLLLSPASCLRRTQALGAPAAPGLRRGYSSADSSQYLHRSIVPTMHFQKSLPRLPIPKLEDTVRRYLNAQKPLLDDDQFRKTEELGRSFEHGIGRELHEQLVAQDKQNKHTSYISGPWFDMYLSSRESVVLNFNPFMSFNPDPKAEYNDQLTRATNMTVSAIRFLKTFRAGYLEPEVFHLNPDKSDTQTFRRLIRFVPSSVSWFGAYLVNAYPLDMSQYFRLFNSTRLPKLSRDELFTDEKAKHLLVLRNGNFYVFDVIDRDGNIVKPSEIQAHLKYILSDNSPAPAFPLAFLPSENRDTWALLRQKLLDNGNEEVLQKVDSAVFCLCLDDFPIKDLEHLSHTMLHGDGINRWYDKSFNLILTKDGNAAIHFEHSWGDGVAVLRFQNEVFKDSTQKPAVTPQSQPAAVDSSSAVQKLSFKLNDALKAGITKAKQKFDATMETLTLDCIQFKKGGKEFLKQKKISPDAVAQLSFQMAFLRQYGQTVATYESCSTAAFKHGRTETIRPASIYTKKCTEAFVRQPSKHSTEELQQMIAECSKYHSQLTKEAAMGQGFDRHLFSLRYLAASKGIPLPDLYQDQAYAQLNHNILSTSTLSSPAVNLGGFAPVVPDGFGVGYGMHDDWIGCSASSYPARNVHEFLQCVQKSLEDIFHVLEGKHISS, encoded by the exons gTTGCCAATTCCCAAACTAGAAGATACTGTTAGGAGGTATCTGAATGCCCAAAAGCCTCTCTTAGATGATGATCAATTCAG GAAAACTGAAGAACTTGGTCGCAGCTTTGAGCATGGAATTGGAAGAGAATTGCATGAGCAGCTGGTTGCTCAAGACAAGCAGAACAAACATACTAGTTACATCTCAG GTCCCTGGTTTGATATGTATCTAAGTTCACGTGAATCtgttgttttgaattttaacccATTTATGTCTTTCAACCCTGACCCAAAAGCTGAATATAATGATCAGCTCACACGAGCAACTAACATGACTGTTTCTGCTATACGTTTTTTGAAGACCTTCAGGGCTGGCTATCTAGAGCCAGAGGTTTTTCACCTCAATCCAGACAAAAGTGACACTCAAACCTTTAGGAGACTCATTCGATTTGTGCCTTCATCTGTATCATGGTTTGGTGCCTACTTGGTCAATGCATACCCCTTAGATATGTCTCAGTACTTCCGGCTTTTCAATTCCACACGATTGCCTAAGCTCAGTCGAGACGAGCTTTTTACAGATGAAAAAGCAAAGCACTTGCTGGTGCTCAGAAATGGGAATTTTTATGTATTTGATGTCATTGATAGAGATGGGAATATAGTGAAGCCTTCTGAAATACAAGCACACCTGAAATACATACTTAGTGACAACAGTCCAGCCCCAGCCTTCCCTCTTGCATTTTTGCCCAGTGAAAACCGAGATACATGGGCACTACTGAGACAGAAGCTACTCGATAATGGCAATGAGGAAGTCCTCCAAAAAGTGGATTCTGCTGTCTTCTGTCTATGTTTAGATGACTTCCCCATTAAAGACCTTGAGCACTTGTCTCACACCATGTTGCATGGAGATGGTATTAACCGCTGGTATGATAAATCCTTTAACCTTATCCTAACCAAAGATGGCAATGCGGCCATTCATTTTGAACATTCCTGGGGAGATGGTGTGGCTGTATTAAGATTTCAGAATGAAGTGTTTAAAGACAGCACCCAGAAGCCAGCTGTCACCCCACAATCTCAGCCTGCTGCAGTTGACTCTTCCAGCGCTGTGCAGAAACTCAGCTTTAAGTTGAATGATGCCTTAAAAGCGGGAATTACCAAAGCCAAACAGAAATTTGATGCCACTATGGAAACCTTGACTCTTGACTGTATTCAGTTTAAGAAAGGAGGCAAGGAGTTTTTAAAGCAGAAGAAGATAAGTCCTGATGCTGTGGCTCAGCTTTCTTTCCAGATGGCTTTCCTTCGGCAGTATGGCCAGACTGTTGCCACATATGAGTCTTGCAGTACTGCAGCTTTCAAACACGGTCGCACAGAGACCATCCGTCCTGCCTCCATCTATACAAAGAAGTGCACGGAAGCTTTTGTCAGGCAACCTTCCAAACACAGCACAGAGGAGCTTCAGCAGATGATTGCTGAGTGCTCTAAGTACCACAGCCAGTTGACAAAAGAAGCTGCTATGG GTCAAGGATTTGACCGGCATTTGTTCAGTTTGCGTTATCTGGCAGCATCAAAAGGTATCCCGTTACCTGACCTCTACCAGGACCAAGCCTATGCTCAGCTGAATCACAACATTCTGTCCACAAGCACGCTGAGCAGCCCAGCTGTGAATCTGGGAGGATTTGCTCCAGTGGTGCCGGATGGCTTTGGTGTAGGCTATGGAATGCATGATGATTGGATTGGCTGCAGTGCCTCCTCTTACCCAGCCAGGAATGTACACGAATTCCTCCAGTGTGTGCAGAAGTCACTGGAAGATATTTTTCATGTTTTAGAAGGTAAGCATATCAGTAGTTAG
- the CPT2 gene encoding carnitine O-palmitoyltransferase 2, mitochondrial isoform X2, whose translation MYLSSRESVVLNFNPFMSFNPDPKAEYNDQLTRATNMTVSAIRFLKTFRAGYLEPEVFHLNPDKSDTQTFRRLIRFVPSSVSWFGAYLVNAYPLDMSQYFRLFNSTRLPKLSRDELFTDEKAKHLLVLRNGNFYVFDVIDRDGNIVKPSEIQAHLKYILSDNSPAPAFPLAFLPSENRDTWALLRQKLLDNGNEEVLQKVDSAVFCLCLDDFPIKDLEHLSHTMLHGDGINRWYDKSFNLILTKDGNAAIHFEHSWGDGVAVLRFQNEVFKDSTQKPAVTPQSQPAAVDSSSAVQKLSFKLNDALKAGITKAKQKFDATMETLTLDCIQFKKGGKEFLKQKKISPDAVAQLSFQMAFLRQYGQTVATYESCSTAAFKHGRTETIRPASIYTKKCTEAFVRQPSKHSTEELQQMIAECSKYHSQLTKEAAMGQGFDRHLFSLRYLAASKGIPLPDLYQDQAYAQLNHNILSTSTLSSPAVNLGGFAPVVPDGFGVGYGMHDDWIGCSASSYPARNVHEFLQCVQKSLEDIFHVLEGKHISS comes from the exons ATGTATCTAAGTTCACGTGAATCtgttgttttgaattttaacccATTTATGTCTTTCAACCCTGACCCAAAAGCTGAATATAATGATCAGCTCACACGAGCAACTAACATGACTGTTTCTGCTATACGTTTTTTGAAGACCTTCAGGGCTGGCTATCTAGAGCCAGAGGTTTTTCACCTCAATCCAGACAAAAGTGACACTCAAACCTTTAGGAGACTCATTCGATTTGTGCCTTCATCTGTATCATGGTTTGGTGCCTACTTGGTCAATGCATACCCCTTAGATATGTCTCAGTACTTCCGGCTTTTCAATTCCACACGATTGCCTAAGCTCAGTCGAGACGAGCTTTTTACAGATGAAAAAGCAAAGCACTTGCTGGTGCTCAGAAATGGGAATTTTTATGTATTTGATGTCATTGATAGAGATGGGAATATAGTGAAGCCTTCTGAAATACAAGCACACCTGAAATACATACTTAGTGACAACAGTCCAGCCCCAGCCTTCCCTCTTGCATTTTTGCCCAGTGAAAACCGAGATACATGGGCACTACTGAGACAGAAGCTACTCGATAATGGCAATGAGGAAGTCCTCCAAAAAGTGGATTCTGCTGTCTTCTGTCTATGTTTAGATGACTTCCCCATTAAAGACCTTGAGCACTTGTCTCACACCATGTTGCATGGAGATGGTATTAACCGCTGGTATGATAAATCCTTTAACCTTATCCTAACCAAAGATGGCAATGCGGCCATTCATTTTGAACATTCCTGGGGAGATGGTGTGGCTGTATTAAGATTTCAGAATGAAGTGTTTAAAGACAGCACCCAGAAGCCAGCTGTCACCCCACAATCTCAGCCTGCTGCAGTTGACTCTTCCAGCGCTGTGCAGAAACTCAGCTTTAAGTTGAATGATGCCTTAAAAGCGGGAATTACCAAAGCCAAACAGAAATTTGATGCCACTATGGAAACCTTGACTCTTGACTGTATTCAGTTTAAGAAAGGAGGCAAGGAGTTTTTAAAGCAGAAGAAGATAAGTCCTGATGCTGTGGCTCAGCTTTCTTTCCAGATGGCTTTCCTTCGGCAGTATGGCCAGACTGTTGCCACATATGAGTCTTGCAGTACTGCAGCTTTCAAACACGGTCGCACAGAGACCATCCGTCCTGCCTCCATCTATACAAAGAAGTGCACGGAAGCTTTTGTCAGGCAACCTTCCAAACACAGCACAGAGGAGCTTCAGCAGATGATTGCTGAGTGCTCTAAGTACCACAGCCAGTTGACAAAAGAAGCTGCTATGG GTCAAGGATTTGACCGGCATTTGTTCAGTTTGCGTTATCTGGCAGCATCAAAAGGTATCCCGTTACCTGACCTCTACCAGGACCAAGCCTATGCTCAGCTGAATCACAACATTCTGTCCACAAGCACGCTGAGCAGCCCAGCTGTGAATCTGGGAGGATTTGCTCCAGTGGTGCCGGATGGCTTTGGTGTAGGCTATGGAATGCATGATGATTGGATTGGCTGCAGTGCCTCCTCTTACCCAGCCAGGAATGTACACGAATTCCTCCAGTGTGTGCAGAAGTCACTGGAAGATATTTTTCATGTTTTAGAAGGTAAGCATATCAGTAGTTAG